From Globicephala melas unplaced genomic scaffold, mGloMel1.2 SCAFFOLD_644, whole genome shotgun sequence, one genomic window encodes:
- the LOC132596087 gene encoding uncharacterized protein, whose translation MCVWVQAGERAASTVRPKQELSLRLRPAIPRFPGDLETPNRRYSPTHTAAHLFPPPLPQHAAPPCVMMQNRGEGGRWEGWGEPESERGWEGVGGGGEGAERAFKAIAMLALSPVLGCWRARAASHRARARARRAGRGTQERTAPQDGRRRGTPHPRRLPFPGRPYPPRPQETLSFPGGAHPKGPGLRRARHRPLECRRHHRSRGSSMVQLGKLLRALTLMKFPCCVLEVLLCALAAAARGQEMYAPHSIRIEGDVTLGGLFPVHAKGPSGVPCGDIKRENGIHRLEAMLYALDQINSDPNLLPNVRLGARILDTCSRDTYALEQSLTFVQALIQKDTSEVRCTNGEPPVFVKPEKVVGMIGASGSSVSIMVANILRLFQVDGRYGIRKRM comes from the coding sequence ATGTGCGTGTGGGTGCAGGCGGGCGAGCGAGCGGCTTCTACAGTGAGACCGAAGCAGGAGCTCAGCCTTCGCCTGCGACCTGCAATCCCCAGATTCCCTGGGGACCTCGAAACTCCCAATCGGAGGtactcccccacacacacagccgcCCACCTATTCCCTCCCCCCTTACCTCAGCACGCAGCCCCTCCCTGCGTGATGATGCAAAACCGTGGGGAGGGTGGGcgctgggaagggtggggagagcctgagagcgagcgagggtgggagggagtgggcggaggaggagagggagccgAACGCGCATTTAAAGCGATAGCCATGCTCGCTCTCTCCCCAGTGCTGGGCTGTTGGAGAGCTCGAGCTGCAAGCCACCGAGCGCGAGCTCGAGCGCGGCGCGCTGGCCGGGGAACCCAAGAGCGCACGGCGCCCCAAGATGGCAGGCGCCGCGGGACCCCCCACCCTCGCCGGCTGCCCTTTCCCGGGCGCCCCTACCCTCCTCGCCCGCAGGAGACCCTGAGCTTCCCCGGAGGAGCTCACCCCAAGGGGCCAGGACTCCGGCGAGCCCGCCACCGTCCCCTCGAGTGCCGCCGCCACCACCGCAGCCGCGGGAGCAGCATGGTCCAGCTGGGGAAGCTGCTCCGCGCCCTGACTTTGATGAAGTTTCCCTGCTGCGTGCTGGAGGTGCTTCTGTGcgcgctggcggcggcggcgcgcggccAGGAGATGTACGCCCCGCACTCCATTCGGATCGAAGGGGACGTCACCCTCGGGGGGCTGTTCCCGGTGCACGCGAAGGGTCCCAGTGGAGTGCCCTGCGGCGACATCAAGAGGGAGAACGGGATCCACAGGCTGGAAGCGATGCTCTACGCCCTGGACCAGATCAACAGCGATCCCAACCTGCTGCCCAACGTGAGGCTGGGAGCGCGGATCCTGGACACTTGTTCCAGGGACACTTATGCGCTCGAACAGTCGCTCACTTTCGTCCAGGCGCTCATCCAGAAGGACACCTCCGAAGTGCGCTGCACCAACGGCGAGCCGCCGGTTTTCGTCAAGCCCGAGAAAGTAGTTGGAATGATTGGGGCTTCGGGGAGTTCGGTCTCCATCATGGTAGCCAACATCCTGAGGCTTTTCCAG